Proteins co-encoded in one Ziziphus jujuba cultivar Dongzao chromosome 9, ASM3175591v1 genomic window:
- the LOC107434355 gene encoding uncharacterized protein LOC107434355 isoform X1 produces MQSLAPVRPRFIGLLNPSWIFTSTLRAFSSASSSANVNQSRGGLPRFFSEVLPPSKGGFVKVQGDEFWHMTKVLRLTTDDRVELFNGKGGLVEGCIQRIDRTALDFVALEDPKFLLPQSPQWHVFAAFGTLKGGRADWLVEKCTELGASSVTPLLTERSSSISENRVDRLERVILAASKQCQRLHEMILKPPMKIDSLLPLVAQSNISFLAVAEATPLITSLTSSRRQSKGLIIVGPEGDFTEKEVNMIMEAGATAVGLGPHRLRVETATVALLATLTLWFDSQQMSDC; encoded by the exons ATGCAATCCCTAGCTCCAGTACGACCTCGTTTTATAGGTCTATTGAACCCTTCATGGATCTTCACCTCAACGCTTCGAGCATTCTCATCCGCGTCTTCCTCAGCTAACGTGAACCAGTCCCGTGGTGGCCTCCCTCGCTTCTTCTCTGAAGTTCTTCCTCCTTCCAAg GGTGGTTTTGTAAAGGTGCAAGGTGATGAGTTCTGGCATATGACTAAAGTTTTAAGATTGACCACCGATGATAG GGTAGAGCTCTTCAATGGGAAAGGAGGTTTGGTAGAAGGGTGCATTCAGAGGATTGATCGCACCGCGCTTGATTTTGTGGCACTGGAAGACCCAAAGTTTCTTCTTCCACAGAGCCCACAGTGGCATGTATTTGCAGCTTTTG GTACTCTCAAGGGTGGTCGAGCTGATTGGCTGGTTGAGAAATGCACG GAGCTGGGGGCTAGTAGTGTAACTCCTTTGTTGACAGAGCGTTCTTCATCTATCTCAGAAAATCGAGTGGATAGATTGGAGCGTGTCATCTTGGCAGCATCTAAACAAT GTCAACGGCTGCATGAGATGATTTTGAAACCTCCCATGAAAATTGACAGCCTTCTGCCTCTC GTTGCCCAATCAAACATATCTTTTCTTGCTGTAGCAGAAGCTACTCCACTTATTACTTCATTGACTTCATCAAGAAGACAGTCAAAAGGGCTGATAATTGTTGGACCAGAAGGAG ACTTCACAGAGAAAGAAGTGAATATGATAATGGAAGCGGGTGCGACTGCTGTAGGTCTTGGCCCACATCGCCTACGTGTTGAAACTGCAACAGTGGCTCTTTTAGCAACTTTAACGTTATGGTTCGACTCTCAGCAAATGTCTGATTGTTAA
- the LOC107434355 gene encoding uncharacterized protein LOC107434355 isoform X5: MQSLAPVRPRFIGLLNPSWIFTSTLRAFSSASSSANVNQSRGGLPRFFSEVLPPSKGGFVKVQGDEFWHMTKVLRLTTDDRVELFNGKGGLVEGCIQRIDRTALDFVALEDPKFLLPQSPQWHVFAAFGTLKGGRADWLVEKCTELGASSVTPLLTERSSSISENRVDRLERVILAASKQCCPIKHIFSCCSRSYSTYYFIDFIKKTVKRADNCWTRRRLHRERSEYDNGSGCDCCRSWPTSPTC, encoded by the exons ATGCAATCCCTAGCTCCAGTACGACCTCGTTTTATAGGTCTATTGAACCCTTCATGGATCTTCACCTCAACGCTTCGAGCATTCTCATCCGCGTCTTCCTCAGCTAACGTGAACCAGTCCCGTGGTGGCCTCCCTCGCTTCTTCTCTGAAGTTCTTCCTCCTTCCAAg GGTGGTTTTGTAAAGGTGCAAGGTGATGAGTTCTGGCATATGACTAAAGTTTTAAGATTGACCACCGATGATAG GGTAGAGCTCTTCAATGGGAAAGGAGGTTTGGTAGAAGGGTGCATTCAGAGGATTGATCGCACCGCGCTTGATTTTGTGGCACTGGAAGACCCAAAGTTTCTTCTTCCACAGAGCCCACAGTGGCATGTATTTGCAGCTTTTG GTACTCTCAAGGGTGGTCGAGCTGATTGGCTGGTTGAGAAATGCACG GAGCTGGGGGCTAGTAGTGTAACTCCTTTGTTGACAGAGCGTTCTTCATCTATCTCAGAAAATCGAGTGGATAGATTGGAGCGTGTCATCTTGGCAGCATCTAAACAAT GTTGCCCAATCAAACATATCTTTTCTTGCTGTAGCAGAAGCTACTCCACTTATTACTTCATTGACTTCATCAAGAAGACAGTCAAAAGGGCTGATAATTGTTGGACCAGAAGGAG ACTTCACAGAGAAAGAAGTGAATATGATAATGGAAGCGGGTGCGACTGCTGTAGGTCTTGGCCCACATCGCCTACGTGTTGA
- the LOC107434355 gene encoding uncharacterized protein LOC107434355 isoform X2: protein MCYFHCFRHLISPAKALLKKVLFYRHRPVGGKVSFIFIVFVLLSCQKGINFKDIELFNGKGGLVEGCIQRIDRTALDFVALEDPKFLLPQSPQWHVFAAFGTLKGGRADWLVEKCTELGASSVTPLLTERSSSISENRVDRLERVILAASKQCQRLHEMILKPPMKIDSLLPLVAQSNISFLAVAEATPLITSLTSSRRQSKGLIIVGPEGDFTEKEVNMIMEAGATAVGLGPHRLRVETATVALLATLTLWFDSQQMSDC from the exons atgtgttattttcATTGCTTTCGGCATTTAATTTCCCCTGCCAAGGCACTCTTAAAGAAAGTTCTCTTTTATCGGCATAGACCTGTCGGTGGAaaggtttcttttattttcattgtttttgtgCTTCTTTCTTGTCAAAAGGGCATAAATTTCAAAGACATAG AGCTCTTCAATGGGAAAGGAGGTTTGGTAGAAGGGTGCATTCAGAGGATTGATCGCACCGCGCTTGATTTTGTGGCACTGGAAGACCCAAAGTTTCTTCTTCCACAGAGCCCACAGTGGCATGTATTTGCAGCTTTTG GTACTCTCAAGGGTGGTCGAGCTGATTGGCTGGTTGAGAAATGCACG GAGCTGGGGGCTAGTAGTGTAACTCCTTTGTTGACAGAGCGTTCTTCATCTATCTCAGAAAATCGAGTGGATAGATTGGAGCGTGTCATCTTGGCAGCATCTAAACAAT GTCAACGGCTGCATGAGATGATTTTGAAACCTCCCATGAAAATTGACAGCCTTCTGCCTCTC GTTGCCCAATCAAACATATCTTTTCTTGCTGTAGCAGAAGCTACTCCACTTATTACTTCATTGACTTCATCAAGAAGACAGTCAAAAGGGCTGATAATTGTTGGACCAGAAGGAG ACTTCACAGAGAAAGAAGTGAATATGATAATGGAAGCGGGTGCGACTGCTGTAGGTCTTGGCCCACATCGCCTACGTGTTGAAACTGCAACAGTGGCTCTTTTAGCAACTTTAACGTTATGGTTCGACTCTCAGCAAATGTCTGATTGTTAA
- the LOC107434355 gene encoding uncharacterized protein LOC107434355 isoform X4, which translates to MQSLAPVRPRFIGLLNPSWIFTSTLRAFSSASSSANVNQSRGGLPRFFSEVLPPSKGGFVKVQGDEFWHMTKVLRLTTDDRVELFNGKGGLVEGCIQRIDRTALDFVALEDPKFLLPQSPQWHVFAAFGTLKGGRADWLVEKCTKIEWIDWSVSSWQHLNNVAQSNISFLAVAEATPLITSLTSSRRQSKGLIIVGPEGDFTEKEVNMIMEAGATAVGLGPHRLRVETATVALLATLTLWFDSQQMSDC; encoded by the exons ATGCAATCCCTAGCTCCAGTACGACCTCGTTTTATAGGTCTATTGAACCCTTCATGGATCTTCACCTCAACGCTTCGAGCATTCTCATCCGCGTCTTCCTCAGCTAACGTGAACCAGTCCCGTGGTGGCCTCCCTCGCTTCTTCTCTGAAGTTCTTCCTCCTTCCAAg GGTGGTTTTGTAAAGGTGCAAGGTGATGAGTTCTGGCATATGACTAAAGTTTTAAGATTGACCACCGATGATAG GGTAGAGCTCTTCAATGGGAAAGGAGGTTTGGTAGAAGGGTGCATTCAGAGGATTGATCGCACCGCGCTTGATTTTGTGGCACTGGAAGACCCAAAGTTTCTTCTTCCACAGAGCCCACAGTGGCATGTATTTGCAGCTTTTG GTACTCTCAAGGGTGGTCGAGCTGATTGGCTGGTTGAGAAATGCACG AAAATCGAGTGGATAGATTGGAGCGTGTCATCTTGGCAGCATCTAAACAAT GTTGCCCAATCAAACATATCTTTTCTTGCTGTAGCAGAAGCTACTCCACTTATTACTTCATTGACTTCATCAAGAAGACAGTCAAAAGGGCTGATAATTGTTGGACCAGAAGGAG ACTTCACAGAGAAAGAAGTGAATATGATAATGGAAGCGGGTGCGACTGCTGTAGGTCTTGGCCCACATCGCCTACGTGTTGAAACTGCAACAGTGGCTCTTTTAGCAACTTTAACGTTATGGTTCGACTCTCAGCAAATGTCTGATTGTTAA
- the LOC112489242 gene encoding uncharacterized protein LOC112489242 codes for MSSSSSSASASASSSSSDTISSPSNPFPKLSDPIPSLLRRNRNDLMHWLPKHGKHHQPELLILPNLLQDQRLPYFPNSLHIPESHTIFRVPPFVHDPNDACNAACLGTCGEAGVVEEKEVAEFHGLELVCLDGLFSNSF; via the exons ATgtcctcctcctcctcatcaGCGTCAGCGTCagcatcatcgtcatcatcagATACCATATCATCCCCTTCAAACCCATTTCCCAAACTATCAGATCCTATCCCAAGCCTTCTTCGTCGGAACCGGAACGACCTTATGCATTGGCTGCCGAAACATGGAAAACACCACCAGCCGGAGCTACTGATCCTCCCTAATCTCCTTCAAGATCAGCGTCTTCCTTATTTTCCCAACAGCCTTCACATCCCCGAATCCCACACCATCTTCAGAGTACCACCATTCGTGCACGACCCTAACGACGCCTGCAATGCGGCGTGCCTTGGAACCTGCGGTGAAGCCGGAGTGGTAGAAGAAAAAGAGGTCGCCGAGTTTCATGGACTTGAG ctCGTCTGCTTGGACGGCTTGTTTTCGAACAGTTTTTAG
- the LOC107434355 gene encoding uncharacterized protein LOC107434355 isoform X3 — MQSLAPVRPRFIGLLNPSWIFTSTLRAFSSASSSANVNQSRGGLPRFFSEVLPPSKGGFVKVQGDEFWHMTKVLRLTTDDRVELFNGKGGLVEGCIQRIDRTALDFVALEDPKFLLPQSPQWHVFAAFGTLKGGRADWLVEKCTVCFECMWIRYLKIEWIDWSVSSWQHLNNVAQSNISFLAVAEATPLITSLTSSRRQSKGLIIVGPEGDFTEKEVNMIMEAGATAVGLGPHRLRVETATVALLATLTLWFDSQQMSDC; from the exons ATGCAATCCCTAGCTCCAGTACGACCTCGTTTTATAGGTCTATTGAACCCTTCATGGATCTTCACCTCAACGCTTCGAGCATTCTCATCCGCGTCTTCCTCAGCTAACGTGAACCAGTCCCGTGGTGGCCTCCCTCGCTTCTTCTCTGAAGTTCTTCCTCCTTCCAAg GGTGGTTTTGTAAAGGTGCAAGGTGATGAGTTCTGGCATATGACTAAAGTTTTAAGATTGACCACCGATGATAG GGTAGAGCTCTTCAATGGGAAAGGAGGTTTGGTAGAAGGGTGCATTCAGAGGATTGATCGCACCGCGCTTGATTTTGTGGCACTGGAAGACCCAAAGTTTCTTCTTCCACAGAGCCCACAGTGGCATGTATTTGCAGCTTTTG GTACTCTCAAGGGTGGTCGAGCTGATTGGCTGGTTGAGAAATGCACGGTATGTTTTGAATGTATGTGGATACGCTATCTG AAAATCGAGTGGATAGATTGGAGCGTGTCATCTTGGCAGCATCTAAACAAT GTTGCCCAATCAAACATATCTTTTCTTGCTGTAGCAGAAGCTACTCCACTTATTACTTCATTGACTTCATCAAGAAGACAGTCAAAAGGGCTGATAATTGTTGGACCAGAAGGAG ACTTCACAGAGAAAGAAGTGAATATGATAATGGAAGCGGGTGCGACTGCTGTAGGTCTTGGCCCACATCGCCTACGTGTTGAAACTGCAACAGTGGCTCTTTTAGCAACTTTAACGTTATGGTTCGACTCTCAGCAAATGTCTGATTGTTAA